The Solanum lycopersicum chromosome 9, SLM_r2.1 genome window below encodes:
- the LOC101250544 gene encoding CRIB domain-containing protein RIC10-like isoform X1 translates to MALKVKGFLKALGISQMFEEEKEPEMQIGLPTDVKHVAHIGWDGPSIESPSWMKEFKEPGKFHTAPLGPPLDANDHPDNRSCDADGNPQYKNANSSLPDDPPEMTKSSRRHSSSENGSGGSSSPKKARSTRRHKESSDGTKTSRHSRPGSGGGSDSPARDLPDIPKKTRRKKSKEDGGVSSSRTSKSKEGTSSSPMDPGQDTEYDNSISSSRNNEIDKE, encoded by the exons ATGGCCTTAAAGGTGAAAGGCTTTTTAAAGGCCTTGGGTATTTCTCAGATGTTTG AAGAGGAAAAAGAACCAGAAATGCAGATTGGACTTCCTACTGATGTGAAACATGTCGCCCATATTGGATGGGATGGACCATCCATTGAATCTCCCAGCTGg ATGAAAGAATTTAAAGAACCAGGGAAATTTCATACAGCCCCTTTGGGTCCTCCACTTGATGCTAATGATCATCCAGATAATAGATCATGTG ACGCAGATGGGAACCCACAGTACAAGAATGCAAATTCTTCATTACCCGATGATCCACCAGAAATGACAAAGTCATCAAGGCGTCATTCGTCATCAGAGAATGGGAGTGGGGGTAGTAGTTCTCCAAAGAAAGCCAGGAGCACCAGGCGACATAAAGAGTCGTCTGATGGTACAAAAACAAGCCGACATAGCCGGCCTGGATCAGGTGGTGGTTCTGATTCTCCAGCAAGGGACCTTCCGGACATACCTAAAAAGACAAGGCGGAAGAAATCAAAGGAGGATGGTGGAGTGAGCTCATCCCGGACCTCTAAATCCAAAGAAGGCACATCATCCTCACCAATGGATCCTGGACAAGACACAGAATATGACAATTCCATTTCAAGTTCAAGAAACAATGAGATAGATAAAGAGTAG
- the LOC101250051 gene encoding protein NPGR2 isoform X2, translating into MNCLSLSEYILMDEMVTSPECLATKDHTSSVHSLRAGESGQKPDTGNIEEAESSLRESGCLNYEEARALLGRYEYQKGNIESALHVFEGIDIASVTPKLKLALAERVQTQKRRSRSFSTPPLSINAVSLLLEAVFLKAKSLQALQRYKEAAQSCTVVLDILESSLPAGLPETFATDCKLQDTLNKTVELLPELCKLADAPREAIMSYRRALLHQWNLDIQTTAKIQKEFAIFLLYSGGESCPPNLQSQMDGSFVPRNNIEEAILLLMILLRKISLQRIEWDPSILDHLSYALSISGGLKTLASKVEELLPRTIDRQEKYLILALCYYGGGDDFTALNLLRKLWRSTEDHICVPGLLLASKVCAESPDCASEGIIYAHRAIERLQERCSHLLGVANCVLGLSLTAHSRTVLTDSERVKIHSDALKSFESAGKLTKMSDTNVIYHLCLENAEQRKLDVAVHYANWFLKLEGGSTLKGSMLLARVLSAQKRFLDAETIINVALEQSGKWDHGELLRTKAKLQIAQGQVKNAIETYTQILAILQVQRRSFGLGEDLEESGDHCRTLELETWLDLASIYIKLSQWRDAEKCLSKTETISSYSACRLYTAGLLNQSKGLYKAALGDYSNALAVNPSHVPSLVSSAVVFMKIGKQSPAIIRSLLTEALRLDRMNASAWYNLGLLYKEGGLGSAAEAADCFEAAIILEETEPVEPFR; encoded by the exons ATGAACTGCCTAAGCTTGTCGGAATATATTCTGATGGATGAAATGGTTACATCTCCTGAATGCCTTGCAACTAAGGATCACACGTCGAGTGTCCATTCATTACGAGCTGGAGAATCTGGCCAGAAGCCTGATACTGGAAATATCGAAGAAGCTGAATCATCTTTGCGTGAGAGTGGTTGTTTGAATTATGAG gAAGCAAGAGCATTACTAGGAAGATATGAATACCAAAAGGGGAATATAGAGTCCGCTTTACATGTTTTTGAAGGGATAGATATTGCCTCAGTGACTCCTAAGTTGAAACTTGCACTTGCCGAAAGAGTGCAAACTCAAAAGAGACGTTCACGGAGTTTTTCTACACCACCACTATCCATAAACGCTGTGAGTTTGCTCCTGGAAGCAGTCTTTCTCAAAGCGAAATCATTGCAGGCTCTTCAGAGGTACAAAG AAGCTGCTCAATCATGTACTGTAGTTCTCGACATTCTTGAATCTTCATTACCAGCAGGCTTGCCTGAAACCTTTGCTACTGACTGTAAATTGCAGGATACTCTCAACAAGACTGTTGAGCTGCTTCCTGAATTATGCAAACTTGCAGATGCTCCTCGAGAAGCAATTATGTCATACCGTCGAGCTCTACTGCATCAGTGGAACCTTGACATTCAAACTACTGCAAAGATTCAGAAAGAATTTGCCATCTTTCTTCTCTATAGTGGAGGCGAATCGTGTCCCCCTAATCTCCAGTCTCAAATGGATGGTTCATTTGTCCCCCGAAATAATATTGAAGAGGCTATTCTTCTCTTAATGATATTATTGAGAAAGATTTCTCTACAAAGGATAGAGTGGGACCCTTCGATTCTTGATCATCTCTCGTATGCATTATCTATCTCAGGGGGTTTAAAGACTTTGGCTAGCAAAGTAGAAGAATTGCTTCCCAGAACTATAGATCGGCAAGAGAAGTATCTAATTTTAGCTCTCTGTTACTACGGAGGAGGAGATGACTTCACTGCATTGAACTTGTTACGGAAACTGTGGAGAAGTACAGAGGATCACATCTGTGTTCCAGGTTTGTTATTGGCTTCAAAAGTGTGTGCTGAAAGCCCAGATTGTGCAAGCGAGGGGATAATTTATGCTCACAGAGCTATTGAAAGACTGCAAGAAAGATGTAGTCATTTGTTGGGTGTTGCCAATTGTGTATTAGGACTCTCACTTACAGCTCATTCTAGAACAGTACTGACAGATTCTGAGAGGGTTAAGATACATTCAGATGCACTTAAGTCCTTTGAATCTGCTGGAAAGCTGACAAAGATGAGTGATACTAATGTCATTTACCATCTTTGTCTAGAAAATGCCGAACAAAGGAAGTTGGATGTCGCCGTCCATTACGCAAACTGGTTTCTTAAACTGGAAGGTGGCTCTACACTGAAAGGATCGATGCTTTTGGCTCGGGTATTATCAGCTCAGAAACGGTTTCTGGATGCTGAAACTATCATTAATGTTGCCCTAGAGCAGAGTGGAAAGTGGGATCATGGAGAACTGTTGAGGACCAAAGCTAAGCTCCAAATCGCGCAGGGTCAAGTGAAAAATGCTATAGAAACATATACTCAGATTCTTGCTATTCTTCAGGTTCAGAGAAGAAGCTTCGGACTGGGGGAAGATCTCGAG GAGTCTGGAGACCATTGCAGAACATTGGAACTGGAAACCTGGCTGGATCTTGCTTCCATCTACATTAAATTATCTCAGTGGCGAGATGCAGAGAAGTGTCTTTCCAAAACTGAGACTATCAGTTCATATTCAGCTTGTAGATTGTATACTGCTG GTTTGCTTAACCAATCGAAGGGCCTATATAAAGCAGCTCTGGGAGACTATTCCAATGCTTTGGCTGTTAATCCATCCCATGTGCCAAGTCTGGTATCAAGTGCTGTGGTGTTTATGAAGATAGGTAAACAGTCTCCTGCAATTATTCGAAGCCTTCTAACAGAAGCACTACGTCTTGATCGGATGAATGCTTCTGCATGGTATAATCTAGGCCTGTTATACAAAGAGGGAGGTTTAGGTTCAGCCGCGGAAGCTGCTGACTGTTTTGAAGCTGCTATTATTCTGGAAGAAACTGAACCTGTTGAACCATTTAGATGA
- the LOC101250051 gene encoding protein NPGR2 isoform X4, with product MNCLSLSEYILMDEMVTSPECLATKDHTSSVHSLRAGESGQKPDTGNIEEAESSLRESGCLNYEEARALLGRYEYQKGNIESALHVFEGIDIASVTPKLKLALAERVQTQKRRSRSFSTPPLSINAVSLLLEAVFLKAKSLQALQRYKEAAQSCTVVLDILESSLPAGLPETFATDCKLQDTLNKTVELLPELCKLADAPREAIMSYRRALLHQWNLDIQTTAKIQKEFAIFLLYSGGESCPPNLQSQMDGSFVPRNNIEEAILLLMILLRKISLQRIEWDPSILDHLSYALSISGGLKTLASKVEELLPRTIDRQEKYLILALCYYGGGDDFTALNLLRKLWRSTEDHICVPGLLLASKVCAESPDCASEGIIYAHRAIERLQERCSHLLGVANCVLGLSLTAHSRTVLTDSERVKIHSDALKSFESAGKLTKMSDTNVIYHLCLENAEQRKLDVAVHYANWFLKLEGGSTLKGSMLLARVLSAQKRFLDAETIINVALEQSGKWDHGELLRTKAKLQIAQGQVKNAIETYTQILAILQVQRRSFGLGEDLEVSSRSLETIAEHWNWKPGWILLPSTLNYLSGEMQRSVFPKLRLSVHIQLVDCILLVCLTNRRAYIKQLWETIPMLWLLIHPMCQVWYQVLWCL from the exons ATGAACTGCCTAAGCTTGTCGGAATATATTCTGATGGATGAAATGGTTACATCTCCTGAATGCCTTGCAACTAAGGATCACACGTCGAGTGTCCATTCATTACGAGCTGGAGAATCTGGCCAGAAGCCTGATACTGGAAATATCGAAGAAGCTGAATCATCTTTGCGTGAGAGTGGTTGTTTGAATTATGAG gAAGCAAGAGCATTACTAGGAAGATATGAATACCAAAAGGGGAATATAGAGTCCGCTTTACATGTTTTTGAAGGGATAGATATTGCCTCAGTGACTCCTAAGTTGAAACTTGCACTTGCCGAAAGAGTGCAAACTCAAAAGAGACGTTCACGGAGTTTTTCTACACCACCACTATCCATAAACGCTGTGAGTTTGCTCCTGGAAGCAGTCTTTCTCAAAGCGAAATCATTGCAGGCTCTTCAGAGGTACAAAG AAGCTGCTCAATCATGTACTGTAGTTCTCGACATTCTTGAATCTTCATTACCAGCAGGCTTGCCTGAAACCTTTGCTACTGACTGTAAATTGCAGGATACTCTCAACAAGACTGTTGAGCTGCTTCCTGAATTATGCAAACTTGCAGATGCTCCTCGAGAAGCAATTATGTCATACCGTCGAGCTCTACTGCATCAGTGGAACCTTGACATTCAAACTACTGCAAAGATTCAGAAAGAATTTGCCATCTTTCTTCTCTATAGTGGAGGCGAATCGTGTCCCCCTAATCTCCAGTCTCAAATGGATGGTTCATTTGTCCCCCGAAATAATATTGAAGAGGCTATTCTTCTCTTAATGATATTATTGAGAAAGATTTCTCTACAAAGGATAGAGTGGGACCCTTCGATTCTTGATCATCTCTCGTATGCATTATCTATCTCAGGGGGTTTAAAGACTTTGGCTAGCAAAGTAGAAGAATTGCTTCCCAGAACTATAGATCGGCAAGAGAAGTATCTAATTTTAGCTCTCTGTTACTACGGAGGAGGAGATGACTTCACTGCATTGAACTTGTTACGGAAACTGTGGAGAAGTACAGAGGATCACATCTGTGTTCCAGGTTTGTTATTGGCTTCAAAAGTGTGTGCTGAAAGCCCAGATTGTGCAAGCGAGGGGATAATTTATGCTCACAGAGCTATTGAAAGACTGCAAGAAAGATGTAGTCATTTGTTGGGTGTTGCCAATTGTGTATTAGGACTCTCACTTACAGCTCATTCTAGAACAGTACTGACAGATTCTGAGAGGGTTAAGATACATTCAGATGCACTTAAGTCCTTTGAATCTGCTGGAAAGCTGACAAAGATGAGTGATACTAATGTCATTTACCATCTTTGTCTAGAAAATGCCGAACAAAGGAAGTTGGATGTCGCCGTCCATTACGCAAACTGGTTTCTTAAACTGGAAGGTGGCTCTACACTGAAAGGATCGATGCTTTTGGCTCGGGTATTATCAGCTCAGAAACGGTTTCTGGATGCTGAAACTATCATTAATGTTGCCCTAGAGCAGAGTGGAAAGTGGGATCATGGAGAACTGTTGAGGACCAAAGCTAAGCTCCAAATCGCGCAGGGTCAAGTGAAAAATGCTATAGAAACATATACTCAGATTCTTGCTATTCTTCAGGTTCAGAGAAGAAGCTTCGGACTGGGGGAAGATCTCGAGGTAAGCAG CAGGAGTCTGGAGACCATTGCAGAACATTGGAACTGGAAACCTGGCTGGATCTTGCTTCCATCTACATTAAATTATCTCAGTGGCGAGATGCAGAGAAGTGTCTTTCCAAAACTGAGACTATCAGTTCATATTCAGCTTGTAGATTGTATACTGCTG GTTTGCTTAACCAATCGAAGGGCCTATATAAAGCAGCTCTGGGAGACTATTCCAATGCTTTGGCTGTTAATCCATCCCATGTGCCAAGTCTGGTATCAAGTGCTGTGGTGTTTATGA
- the LOC101250051 gene encoding protein NPGR2 isoform X1, translated as MNCLSLSEYILMDEMVTSPECLATKDHTSSVHSLRAGESGQKPDTGNIEEAESSLRESGCLNYEEARALLGRYEYQKGNIESALHVFEGIDIASVTPKLKLALAERVQTQKRRSRSFSTPPLSINAVSLLLEAVFLKAKSLQALQRYKEAAQSCTVVLDILESSLPAGLPETFATDCKLQDTLNKTVELLPELCKLADAPREAIMSYRRALLHQWNLDIQTTAKIQKEFAIFLLYSGGESCPPNLQSQMDGSFVPRNNIEEAILLLMILLRKISLQRIEWDPSILDHLSYALSISGGLKTLASKVEELLPRTIDRQEKYLILALCYYGGGDDFTALNLLRKLWRSTEDHICVPGLLLASKVCAESPDCASEGIIYAHRAIERLQERCSHLLGVANCVLGLSLTAHSRTVLTDSERVKIHSDALKSFESAGKLTKMSDTNVIYHLCLENAEQRKLDVAVHYANWFLKLEGGSTLKGSMLLARVLSAQKRFLDAETIINVALEQSGKWDHGELLRTKAKLQIAQGQVKNAIETYTQILAILQVQRRSFGLGEDLEQESGDHCRTLELETWLDLASIYIKLSQWRDAEKCLSKTETISSYSACRLYTAGLLNQSKGLYKAALGDYSNALAVNPSHVPSLVSSAVVFMKIGKQSPAIIRSLLTEALRLDRMNASAWYNLGLLYKEGGLGSAAEAADCFEAAIILEETEPVEPFR; from the exons ATGAACTGCCTAAGCTTGTCGGAATATATTCTGATGGATGAAATGGTTACATCTCCTGAATGCCTTGCAACTAAGGATCACACGTCGAGTGTCCATTCATTACGAGCTGGAGAATCTGGCCAGAAGCCTGATACTGGAAATATCGAAGAAGCTGAATCATCTTTGCGTGAGAGTGGTTGTTTGAATTATGAG gAAGCAAGAGCATTACTAGGAAGATATGAATACCAAAAGGGGAATATAGAGTCCGCTTTACATGTTTTTGAAGGGATAGATATTGCCTCAGTGACTCCTAAGTTGAAACTTGCACTTGCCGAAAGAGTGCAAACTCAAAAGAGACGTTCACGGAGTTTTTCTACACCACCACTATCCATAAACGCTGTGAGTTTGCTCCTGGAAGCAGTCTTTCTCAAAGCGAAATCATTGCAGGCTCTTCAGAGGTACAAAG AAGCTGCTCAATCATGTACTGTAGTTCTCGACATTCTTGAATCTTCATTACCAGCAGGCTTGCCTGAAACCTTTGCTACTGACTGTAAATTGCAGGATACTCTCAACAAGACTGTTGAGCTGCTTCCTGAATTATGCAAACTTGCAGATGCTCCTCGAGAAGCAATTATGTCATACCGTCGAGCTCTACTGCATCAGTGGAACCTTGACATTCAAACTACTGCAAAGATTCAGAAAGAATTTGCCATCTTTCTTCTCTATAGTGGAGGCGAATCGTGTCCCCCTAATCTCCAGTCTCAAATGGATGGTTCATTTGTCCCCCGAAATAATATTGAAGAGGCTATTCTTCTCTTAATGATATTATTGAGAAAGATTTCTCTACAAAGGATAGAGTGGGACCCTTCGATTCTTGATCATCTCTCGTATGCATTATCTATCTCAGGGGGTTTAAAGACTTTGGCTAGCAAAGTAGAAGAATTGCTTCCCAGAACTATAGATCGGCAAGAGAAGTATCTAATTTTAGCTCTCTGTTACTACGGAGGAGGAGATGACTTCACTGCATTGAACTTGTTACGGAAACTGTGGAGAAGTACAGAGGATCACATCTGTGTTCCAGGTTTGTTATTGGCTTCAAAAGTGTGTGCTGAAAGCCCAGATTGTGCAAGCGAGGGGATAATTTATGCTCACAGAGCTATTGAAAGACTGCAAGAAAGATGTAGTCATTTGTTGGGTGTTGCCAATTGTGTATTAGGACTCTCACTTACAGCTCATTCTAGAACAGTACTGACAGATTCTGAGAGGGTTAAGATACATTCAGATGCACTTAAGTCCTTTGAATCTGCTGGAAAGCTGACAAAGATGAGTGATACTAATGTCATTTACCATCTTTGTCTAGAAAATGCCGAACAAAGGAAGTTGGATGTCGCCGTCCATTACGCAAACTGGTTTCTTAAACTGGAAGGTGGCTCTACACTGAAAGGATCGATGCTTTTGGCTCGGGTATTATCAGCTCAGAAACGGTTTCTGGATGCTGAAACTATCATTAATGTTGCCCTAGAGCAGAGTGGAAAGTGGGATCATGGAGAACTGTTGAGGACCAAAGCTAAGCTCCAAATCGCGCAGGGTCAAGTGAAAAATGCTATAGAAACATATACTCAGATTCTTGCTATTCTTCAGGTTCAGAGAAGAAGCTTCGGACTGGGGGAAGATCTCGAG CAGGAGTCTGGAGACCATTGCAGAACATTGGAACTGGAAACCTGGCTGGATCTTGCTTCCATCTACATTAAATTATCTCAGTGGCGAGATGCAGAGAAGTGTCTTTCCAAAACTGAGACTATCAGTTCATATTCAGCTTGTAGATTGTATACTGCTG GTTTGCTTAACCAATCGAAGGGCCTATATAAAGCAGCTCTGGGAGACTATTCCAATGCTTTGGCTGTTAATCCATCCCATGTGCCAAGTCTGGTATCAAGTGCTGTGGTGTTTATGAAGATAGGTAAACAGTCTCCTGCAATTATTCGAAGCCTTCTAACAGAAGCACTACGTCTTGATCGGATGAATGCTTCTGCATGGTATAATCTAGGCCTGTTATACAAAGAGGGAGGTTTAGGTTCAGCCGCGGAAGCTGCTGACTGTTTTGAAGCTGCTATTATTCTGGAAGAAACTGAACCTGTTGAACCATTTAGATGA
- the LOC101250544 gene encoding CRIB domain-containing protein RIC10-like isoform X2, which produces MALKVKGFLKALGISQMFEEKEPEMQIGLPTDVKHVAHIGWDGPSIESPSWMKEFKEPGKFHTAPLGPPLDANDHPDNRSCDADGNPQYKNANSSLPDDPPEMTKSSRRHSSSENGSGGSSSPKKARSTRRHKESSDGTKTSRHSRPGSGGGSDSPARDLPDIPKKTRRKKSKEDGGVSSSRTSKSKEGTSSSPMDPGQDTEYDNSISSSRNNEIDKE; this is translated from the exons ATGGCCTTAAAGGTGAAAGGCTTTTTAAAGGCCTTGGGTATTTCTCAGATGTTTG AGGAAAAAGAACCAGAAATGCAGATTGGACTTCCTACTGATGTGAAACATGTCGCCCATATTGGATGGGATGGACCATCCATTGAATCTCCCAGCTGg ATGAAAGAATTTAAAGAACCAGGGAAATTTCATACAGCCCCTTTGGGTCCTCCACTTGATGCTAATGATCATCCAGATAATAGATCATGTG ACGCAGATGGGAACCCACAGTACAAGAATGCAAATTCTTCATTACCCGATGATCCACCAGAAATGACAAAGTCATCAAGGCGTCATTCGTCATCAGAGAATGGGAGTGGGGGTAGTAGTTCTCCAAAGAAAGCCAGGAGCACCAGGCGACATAAAGAGTCGTCTGATGGTACAAAAACAAGCCGACATAGCCGGCCTGGATCAGGTGGTGGTTCTGATTCTCCAGCAAGGGACCTTCCGGACATACCTAAAAAGACAAGGCGGAAGAAATCAAAGGAGGATGGTGGAGTGAGCTCATCCCGGACCTCTAAATCCAAAGAAGGCACATCATCCTCACCAATGGATCCTGGACAAGACACAGAATATGACAATTCCATTTCAAGTTCAAGAAACAATGAGATAGATAAAGAGTAG
- the LOC101250051 gene encoding protein NPGR2 isoform X3, translated as MNCLSLSEYILMDEMVTSPECLATKDHTSSVHSLRAGESGQKPDTGNIEEAESSLRESGCLNYEEARALLGRYEYQKGNIESALHVFEGIDIASVTPKLKLALAERVQTQKRRSRSFSTPPLSINAVSLLLEAVFLKAKSLQALQRYKEAAQSCTVVLDILESSLPAGLPETFATDCKLQDTLNKTVELLPELCKLADAPREAIMSYRRALLHQWNLDIQTTAKIQKEFAIFLLYSGGESCPPNLQSQMDGSFVPRNNIEEAILLLMILLRKISLQRIEWDPSILDHLSYALSISGGLKTLASKVEELLPRTIDRQEKYLILALCYYGGGDDFTALNLLRKLWRSTEDHICVPGLLLASKVCAESPDCASEGIIYAHRAIERLQERCSHLLGVANCVLGLSLTAHSRTVLTDSERVKIHSDALKSFESAGKLTKMSDTNVIYHLCLENAEQRKLDVAVHYANWFLKLEGGSTLKGSMLLARVLSAQKRFLDAETIINVALEQSGKWDHGELLRTKAKLQIAQGQVKNAIETYTQILAILQVQRRSFGLGEDLEVSRSLETIAEHWNWKPGWILLPSTLNYLSGEMQRSVFPKLRLSVHIQLVDCILLVCLTNRRAYIKQLWETIPMLWLLIHPMCQVWYQVLWCL; from the exons ATGAACTGCCTAAGCTTGTCGGAATATATTCTGATGGATGAAATGGTTACATCTCCTGAATGCCTTGCAACTAAGGATCACACGTCGAGTGTCCATTCATTACGAGCTGGAGAATCTGGCCAGAAGCCTGATACTGGAAATATCGAAGAAGCTGAATCATCTTTGCGTGAGAGTGGTTGTTTGAATTATGAG gAAGCAAGAGCATTACTAGGAAGATATGAATACCAAAAGGGGAATATAGAGTCCGCTTTACATGTTTTTGAAGGGATAGATATTGCCTCAGTGACTCCTAAGTTGAAACTTGCACTTGCCGAAAGAGTGCAAACTCAAAAGAGACGTTCACGGAGTTTTTCTACACCACCACTATCCATAAACGCTGTGAGTTTGCTCCTGGAAGCAGTCTTTCTCAAAGCGAAATCATTGCAGGCTCTTCAGAGGTACAAAG AAGCTGCTCAATCATGTACTGTAGTTCTCGACATTCTTGAATCTTCATTACCAGCAGGCTTGCCTGAAACCTTTGCTACTGACTGTAAATTGCAGGATACTCTCAACAAGACTGTTGAGCTGCTTCCTGAATTATGCAAACTTGCAGATGCTCCTCGAGAAGCAATTATGTCATACCGTCGAGCTCTACTGCATCAGTGGAACCTTGACATTCAAACTACTGCAAAGATTCAGAAAGAATTTGCCATCTTTCTTCTCTATAGTGGAGGCGAATCGTGTCCCCCTAATCTCCAGTCTCAAATGGATGGTTCATTTGTCCCCCGAAATAATATTGAAGAGGCTATTCTTCTCTTAATGATATTATTGAGAAAGATTTCTCTACAAAGGATAGAGTGGGACCCTTCGATTCTTGATCATCTCTCGTATGCATTATCTATCTCAGGGGGTTTAAAGACTTTGGCTAGCAAAGTAGAAGAATTGCTTCCCAGAACTATAGATCGGCAAGAGAAGTATCTAATTTTAGCTCTCTGTTACTACGGAGGAGGAGATGACTTCACTGCATTGAACTTGTTACGGAAACTGTGGAGAAGTACAGAGGATCACATCTGTGTTCCAGGTTTGTTATTGGCTTCAAAAGTGTGTGCTGAAAGCCCAGATTGTGCAAGCGAGGGGATAATTTATGCTCACAGAGCTATTGAAAGACTGCAAGAAAGATGTAGTCATTTGTTGGGTGTTGCCAATTGTGTATTAGGACTCTCACTTACAGCTCATTCTAGAACAGTACTGACAGATTCTGAGAGGGTTAAGATACATTCAGATGCACTTAAGTCCTTTGAATCTGCTGGAAAGCTGACAAAGATGAGTGATACTAATGTCATTTACCATCTTTGTCTAGAAAATGCCGAACAAAGGAAGTTGGATGTCGCCGTCCATTACGCAAACTGGTTTCTTAAACTGGAAGGTGGCTCTACACTGAAAGGATCGATGCTTTTGGCTCGGGTATTATCAGCTCAGAAACGGTTTCTGGATGCTGAAACTATCATTAATGTTGCCCTAGAGCAGAGTGGAAAGTGGGATCATGGAGAACTGTTGAGGACCAAAGCTAAGCTCCAAATCGCGCAGGGTCAAGTGAAAAATGCTATAGAAACATATACTCAGATTCTTGCTATTCTTCAGGTTCAGAGAAGAAGCTTCGGACTGGGGGAAGATCTCGAGGTAAGCAG GAGTCTGGAGACCATTGCAGAACATTGGAACTGGAAACCTGGCTGGATCTTGCTTCCATCTACATTAAATTATCTCAGTGGCGAGATGCAGAGAAGTGTCTTTCCAAAACTGAGACTATCAGTTCATATTCAGCTTGTAGATTGTATACTGCTG GTTTGCTTAACCAATCGAAGGGCCTATATAAAGCAGCTCTGGGAGACTATTCCAATGCTTTGGCTGTTAATCCATCCCATGTGCCAAGTCTGGTATCAAGTGCTGTGGTGTTTATGA
- the LOC101250838 gene encoding piriformospora indica-insensitive protein 2 produces MAFFSKLSVLVLYLCFYANLIIFAVSQPSALNIVEQEAVYNVLESINSDVSWRSLFPDDLCSSSPHGVICDYFVSTTNSFTPHVTEISLGYVSDYAPNPPCTPNSTLNASLFAPFSYLRKIFVYKCFTENEVSLIDFGSLPSSLEEVVFLENPGLVGSVSDKVGSLMSLRRLVLSGSGVCGEIPYGVGGLVNLEQLTLSRNKISGEIPVGLMTLKKLKILDLSQNELESSVLEPIGNLTQLLKLDLSYNKLTGKIPQSLKGLKSLEFLDLSYNNFSMPGVPLFLAEMSSLKEVYLSGNFLGGEIPEIWENLEGIVGLGLSKTGLIGNIPVSMGVYLKNICYLGLDNNKLEGALPEEFGALDYVNELHLENNNLSGRLPFSPKFVSKVGEKLKLGGNPQLCVDQGLRIPNVSVSLRLLKMCNNAVSAKFVPFSGASLVLVPVSHIVFFLGILLLLC; encoded by the coding sequence ATGGCTTTCTTCTCTAAACTCTCTGTTCTTGTTCTGTATTTGTGTTTTTATGCTAATTTAATCATCTTTGCTGTTTCTCAGCCTTCTGCTCTCAACATTGTGGAACAAGAAGCAGTGTACAATGTTCTTGAATCCATTAACTCTGATGTTTCTTGGCGTTCCCTTTTCCCTGATGATCTGTGTTCTTCTTCTCCACATGGGGTTATTTGTGACTACTTTGTTTCCACTACAAACTCATTTACTCCTCATGTAACTGAGATTAGTCTTGGTTATGTCTCAGATTATGCTCCTAATCCACCTTGTACTCCTAATAGTACACTTAATGCTTCCCTTTTTGCCCCATTTTCTTATCTAAGAAAGATCTTTGTCTACAAATGTTTTACTGAAAATGAGGTTTCTTTGATTGATTTTGGATCTTTGCCTTCTTCTTTGGAGGAGGTGGTTTTCTTGGAGAATCCAGGTCTTGTTGGTTCTGTGAGTGATAAAGTTGGAAGCTTGATGAGTTTGAGGAGGTTGGTTTTGAGTGGAAGCGGTGTTTGTGGGGAAATCCCATATGGGGTTGGTGGTTTGGTTAATTTAGAGCAGCTGACTTTATCAAGAAACAAGATTAGTGGTGAAATTCCAGTGGGGTTGATGACATTGAAGAAACTCAAGATTCTTGATTTGAGTCAAAATGAGCTTGAAAGTAGTGTTCTTGAACCTATAGGGAACTTGactcaacttttgaaacttGACTTGAGTTACAATAAGCTTACTGGGAAAATCCCTCAAAGTTTGAAGGGTTTGAAAAGTTTGGAGTTTTTGGACTTGAGTTACAATAACTTCTCCATGCCTGGGGTTCCATTGTTTTTGGCTGAGATGTCTAGTTTGAAGGAAGTGTACTTAAGTGGAAACTTTCTTGGAGGGGAAATTCCAGAAATATGGGAGAATCTTGAGGGTATTGTGGGGCTAGGATTATCAAAAACAGGACTAATTGGGAACATTCCTGTTTCCATGGGGGTGTACTTGAAAAACATATGTTATTTGGGGCTTGATAATAACAAGTTAGAAGGGGCATTGCCTGAAGAGTTTGGGGCATTGGATTATGTGAATGAGTTACATTTGGAGAACAATAATTTGAGTGGTAGACTTCcattttctccaaaatttgTATCCAAAGTTGGAGAAAAGTTGAAGTTGGGAGGCAATCCTCAACTCTGTGTTGATCAAGGCTTGAGAATTCCTAATGTTAGTGTTAGCTTGAGGCTACTAAAAATGTGCAATAATGCTGTTAGTGCTAAATTTGTCCCATTCTCTGGGGCATCTTTGGTACTGGTGCCTGTTTCCCATATTGTGTTTTTTCTTGGAATTTTGTTGCTCCTGTGCTAG